tgtgacggtgtcacaggAAGGAGCGCTCGTAGTCAAGCCCCGGGATGTAGTCATATTGGTGAACTTCATTAATAAATCTCGGTCTCGTGCTCATGTGATTGCTTGATCCTTGATAGGTCAACTAGCGCCTCAGATTATTCTAActagtggtatcatgagcaaggttcgatTTGAGGTTGTGGTGGATGATCTAGAGGAGAACCGAAGAAGATCGAATATGTGTGCAGTCTGCTCGAGATATCGGTACATTTAGAGGTTGACAATTGGGATTGGGCAAAGGTGCATACATTGTCGTGTTGGGAAGGAAATCAGAGAAATGGCTGACGGTAATATGATCGTGAGCAGTACATGGAAACAATCAGAATTGAGCAGATCGCCTGCAAGCGGCAGCGGTGAAAGCATGCagcggaaaattgatctttcgatCAAAGTGGCTGTGGCATGGCGCGTTGCTACTTGTGATAGGCGTTGGGATTTCTCTGAAGAGCAGTGTGATGTATTACagtagcagatagtatttccctcggttaagaaccaaggttcatcaaaccagtaggagacacCACACAAACAAGGTAAGAggtacctacacacacaaagcaaatgcttgcacccaacaaAGGCAAGAGGTTTTTCAATCCCCTTGTTCTCGccaattgcaaggattaaatctaatAGTGGTAAatggataaaataaaataaaaagaatgaGTAATTTTTCGGTTTTAATAAATAAGGAAGATAGACCTGGTAGGCAtggtttcactagaggcatctctgtCATGAGCATAGCAACAGTGGGCAGACGAATTATTGTTGGGCGATTGATAAAACAacacatagttatgatgattcttcatggcatgatcaatatatatgcattacatccgagacaagtagaccgaaatccatctgcatctactactatcactccactccAAGACAGCTATCCAACATGCATGTCAaaatattaagttcataacaaatagAGTAATGCTTGAAGcgtgatgacataatgtagacaaagtaagaTCAACTTATATATTCGAACCCCATggttttacccttagtagcaacaatacaaatacgtgtcttgctaCTCCTCCTGTCACTGAgtaatgacaccgcaagattgaacctactactaaGCACCTCTTCCGCTGAAGATAAACCAATCTACTTTGCCAAAGAAGACGGATAGATCAGTGAGAAATACAAATCTATAAAGTCACACAtatcagaaaagactcaaatactttcaatgaataatctgatcataaacccacaaatcatcggattccaacaaacacaccgcgagaattacatcaaatagatctacaagtgatcattgtattgaagatcaaaaagagagagaaagccatctagctactactatggacccgttGATCCCatgggaactactcacacatcatcatgtggcagcaaggttgatgaagatttCCTCCCCAATGGTTTCCCCCTGTGGCAGAGTACCGGCGGAGGCCTCCAGATAGGATCACAGAAGAActaaaggttgtggcggtggaagaATTGTTTCAGGTCTCTCTTCGGGGTTTTCTGGATTTTAGCGAATTTATAGGCCAGGAATTAGGTCAAGACAATGCTCAGGTGTCACTTTCAGATGTTCATGACTGTTCATCTTCACTTTTTGTTTCTAGCTTTAAGGCATCTAACATTCGAAATTTGAGTTGCACACTTGTGCCCTAGTGCATACTTATCGCCACACTTGAGACATAATCCTTTAGCTCTTCTCATTTCTCTAAGAGACTCAAATGTTTCCTCCAATTTTCCCGTCCCTTTCTTCTCTGATGCAGCTAGTGGTATTGTTCCTAAAAGACTGCCAGTGATGTTGTTCTGTTTCACAAATGGTTTATGATATTTGGACTTGTAGGAGGGTTTCCTTTTTAGTAACTCTAACTCTTCTTCATGGTGAGCAGCCAAACATAAAGCGGTGCCAATTGTCATGGGGGTATGCAACCTCATGGCAATACGAATATGTGATATCAGCCCATTTACAAATTTGTTCACCATAAATGTTTCATCATAACCCTGGTTATCCTAAAAGTGAGCATGGCATTCAGTTACTATCCCAATTGCTTCAACTTAAACAGTTGTTCCAGTTGTTGCTCATACTTGTTGACATCAAACTTATCATACAGTGCCAACACCAGATCAACTCATGTTCTGATTCTATGCAAGGCTTCATAACTTTGAAGCCATCTGTTTTGCAATTCCTTGAAAATGCAAAGTGGAAAAACTAGCCCAATTATTAGGAGGAACAAAGAACATCTGGAAATACTTTTCACAAGAGTCCTTCCACCATTTTGGATCTTCTCCGTCGAACCGTGGAAAATCAGTGCGAGGCATCTTAGCATGACCAAACGCTACTAATTTCTCATATTTGTCTGAGTCCTGTTGCAGATCTTCTGGTAAGGAAAAGGTAACTGGAGATCTGACTGGGTGGTGATCTCCGTGGTTTAGGTATTGTTCCTAAACATGTATTTTCCTAGTCTGCGCCTCTCGATGATCTGTATTTCCTCCTGGTCCTACAACCCTCTGATCCATAACCGCTACTAGTGGTGTGGTGTGTTGACTACCCTTGATCACTTCCGTCCTTCTTATCTGCCCTTCCACTCTCTTAGTCAAGGAATTAGATGAGTTCAGCAGGCGAGTTACCGTTGATGTGTTCTGCCGGTGTTCGGAGAGTAGTGTGGTTTGTGATTGAAGACCATCATCCACCATGCCCACCAACAGATCGATCTGCTTGGTGTGGGAGGCTGAGGCCTTCGCGTTGTCCTTGGCTATGGTCACGGTGGTCATGAGCAACGTCTGTAATTCCTGGAGCGTCATCTCCGTCGCCCCCATCCTCGTCGTCAACGTTGGGTTATTGGATCTCTCCGTGATGATGAATCGGAAATCAACTCAACCTTGCGTTGATACACCGAGGTGTTTTGCCGGAATCAATGAAGTGAATTCACACCCATCGCGGCGGATTTCCAAGGATCTCCAAATTGGAACAGCATGGAAGAAAAAAATTCGACAGGATCGATAGCTCTGATTACCAAATTTCACGATTGTAACATCTACCAGCAAGGCAGCAACACACTGGTCGGCAATACAGGTCTGATGCAAGACCTCTCTAAGGTATAGAGGCTCTATGGTTCTAGAGGTTGCACATGCAGGTGCGAGGATAGTCTGTCAAACGTTGCCTCTCTTCTCCCTTGTTGTGACCTACAAGTAGTTAGCCGTAGGCGTGCGACGCTCTCTTCATTGGGCCTAGGCCGTGCTTTagtccttggtcttgggcttcctcATTCATAGGCTGCGTCTGGGGAGAGCTCCTATTGGACGCTCTTTGCGTCAAATTGGTGGCCAGACGCACAAGGGCAgctcgactgggccggcccatgaagctTCACCGCGGGACGAAAAAATGGCAAAAATAGAAGTCAGCTGCAACGAGGATTTGAACTTGTGACCAAGTGCTAGCGACCGCACACACGTCGCCAACAGACTAGACTAGCGCAGTTGGTTAAAGTGCAGCGCATGTGTTAAAGAACTAAACCTGACTTGTGCACTGTAGCGAACAGGAACCAATTACTGCAGTGAACCCAAAATTACTTGTTGTATTGATTTGTTCTAAAGTATAGTTTCTTTGAATGTGTCTCTTTAAAAATgcgcacattttttgaattcatgaaaaagTAGAGACAAGACCGTTTTTcgaatatgtgaacaaaaaaaattgaaaagtcAGAAATTGTTTTTGTGAtaatgtgaacaattttttgaatctgtgaacaaattatgaaattcCGAACAAATTTGAAACCGTGCGAACAAATTAtgaaattccaaagaaatttgtaactgtgaacattttttgaatttgtgaacaaattatgaaattccaaacaaatttgaaaccgcgaacattttttgaatttgtgaacaaaaagttGAAAAATGGAACATTTGGTGATATTCCGAACAAAAATTCAAACAGCGAACATTTTCTGAATtggtgaacaaaaaaattaaaaatggaaAATTTCGTGAAAGTATGAACACAAGTTTATAaccacaaacatttttcaaaattcttgaacatttttaaaatgtctatccaaattttgaaacatgaacattttttgaaaatgcgaacaattttttgaaaaacaCGAACAATTTTCGAAAATTGGGAACAAATGTGAAATTCCAAAACTATTTAGgaaatttgaacaaatttgaaaacacgaacattttttgaaaatcacgagcaaattttgaaaaagggaacaAATGTGAaattccaaaactttttgaaaatctgaacaaatttgaaaacacgaacattttctgaaaatcacgaacaaattttgaaacaccGGACACATTTTGAAACACGAACAAATTTTGTACATTTTTTGAAAAGAACGGAATGTTATTTGAAACCTGAACAAAAAAATcaaacatttttttataaaaagcCGAATAAAGTATTGAATATATTGAACTTTTTTGAAGTTGCGATAtttctaaaacaaaaataaaagaaagaaataaacAGGAAAGCGAAAAATGAAAAAACGTGAAACAAAGAAACATATAATAGCAGACCTCTTTGCAATTATAGGACAGTAGTGCTGTTATGGTCGAGTGGTTACATTCGAATCTCTAGAGGTGGGACGTCTGAGGTTCGAATCCTCCGTCTCACTTTTTTTTTAGCGATTTTCATCTGTACGATGCATCCGACACGGGCCGGCCCACGAACGGTCTAGGGGTGTGCGGCAGGTCGGTATTTTGCCGCAAAATGCGGCGGATAGGGAATTCCGCGTCTGGGGGCTTGAGTGAAGTGTGGCAGCACCTCAAATATTCGCCTTCTCTTTACTTGACCCTGAGAGCGTGACATCCTAGGCGTGAGACGCAACTCATCATTTTTTCTATAGGAAGCTTGGCGGTCACTATAATTGTTTTTTAGCGTTAGTAGTCTATATGCAATTTGTCCCTTCCTTGCAAAAGTCCCATAGAGAAAGCGATACAGAAGGGTCCATAGAAGAGAGAGCACAATATATGAAAATGTGGCCAAAGGATTCGATCCCCAAGACAACTTGTTACATACGCATATTTACATAACCTTCTTCAGTGGCTGCGGCGGTCATATCGGACTATATGGGGCAGGGAAGGCCAGAATTGGTGCAAATCATGCAGCGCCGAAGCGAGCTCGGCGATGGCCGTGGGGCGGTGGGGGTCATGGCGGTGGCTACCGAGTGGTGGTGTGGCTACGGCGCCGAGGATGGGTGGCCATCGCGACGATGATGTGCGGCGGCGAGAATCGGCACGAAGTGAAGGCGGGTCGGGCTGTGCGGAATTTTCAACTCATTGGTTGGCTTCGCATTTGTTGTGTTTTGCTTTTGTAGCAGCAAATAGAGGTGCTTGAAATTTGCAGCACTTGGTGCTAAATTTTGGGATTGTTGTAACATTTTTTGGGCACCAAATAAGAATAGGGAATTAACATTTAACTACAAAAATTGGAATAGGGAATTTGTTGAGGACGCGGCTAATTAATATGCACCCGGGCTCAGGGGATAAACAATAAAATCACAAAAAATAGGAAATCAATTCAAAATATCTTTTTTTTTGCATGCTGATGCTTCTGCACGTGATGCCCGTGCAAAATTTGATGAAGTTTGGACATCCGAGGAGGTGGGAAAAAAAATCCGGGTGTTTAAGGAACATTTGAAAAAAACATTGTTCACAACCGTTTTGGTCGTTTCTGCCACAAGCTTCTCGAATTTTCAAACACCCCAAAATTTTACACGGACATCACGCATATGAGCATCTTTGATGAAAAATAACAATCtgattttgttattctttttttttgctattttctttattttactgttcaccatTTTGAGCATGGTCTGAATTATCGGTTTGTTGAGCAGTATTTTGGGCCCAAACTGTCCTAGACGACAATTTTTGGGCACATCCGTTTTACTAGAATTGGTGACATTCGTTAATTTCTCAAAAGAAATTGTGATATGCCTAAAAAAACTACAATTGGTGATGATCTTGCACCTGCGCCGGCTACCAACCAATCAACTTCATTACTCAAAAAAAAAGCAACCAGCCAATCAGAACGCAGGAACCACGAAGCCACGGATCGCTCGCCCACGATCCGCGTGAAACGAAATCCCACCATCCACGGCTGGCAGATCCAACGATCCAAACTCGCCTCCCCTTCCCGAAACACAGCGCGCCCAAATTTGGCCAGGCCCGCCCGCGCCCACTCCTCTTCTCCTTAAAACACTCCCCGAACCGGCTCCATTCTCCATCCACATCAATCCCCAATCCTCAATCCCCCAAACAATCCACCAAGCAAACCCGATGGCCCGCACGAAGCAGACGGCGAGGAAGTCCACTGGCGGCAAGGCGCCGCGGAAGCAGCTGGCCACCAAGGCGGCGCGCAAGTCGGCCCCGGCCACCGGCGGCGTGAAGAAGCCGCACCGCTTCCGCCCCGGCACCGTGGCGCTCCGGGAGATCCGCAAGTACCAGAAGAGCACGGAGCTGCTCATCCGCAAGCTGCCCTTCCAGCGCCTCGTCAGGGAGATCGCGCAGGACTTCAAGACCGACCTGAGGTTCCAGTCCTCCGCTGTGTCGGCGCTGCAGGAGGCCGCCGAGGCATACCTGGTGGGGCTGTTCGAGGACACCAACCTCTGCGCCATCCACGCCAAGCGCGTCACcatcatgcccaaggacatccaGCTCGCAAGACGCATCAGGGGCGAGAGGGCCTAAGATTCGTCTGCTTCCTTCCCAGTGTCAGTACTCTGATCTGCAGGTGTAGAGATCTTGTGTtagcttcttcttctcagcatgtATTGCGTGGTGAACTGGTCTGGTGTCGTGGTAGGAAGATTCCTCGTTCCAGCTAATGTTATGTTGTAGTGTCTGATGTTACCATCTTGTTGTCATCAGCAATCTGAATGAAAGTTGTCTATCAGATCTATGTCCATTTTGTGTTCTTGTGACAGCATTTTGTTGTTCGTAATCCTGAAATGTCAACGAATGGTTTCTTGCTGAATCTACGGTGATTTAAGCCCAAACTCTGAACCAAATCTTCAGTTTGTTCCATCTAATGGCATACCTTGGTTACTCCCCTGTCATGCTAATGTCACATTCGATCATACTTTGAAGTTTAGTGGACTGATATTTTTGTTTGTGTGCTGAACTTTCTGAAATTCGTTGCAGTGCTGCTGCCTACTGAACTTCACTGGCTTCTCAACATAGAGTCAGTCCTACAGCATGTCTTGGGTGTTATTCTGCACCATTGCATTTGCTGCATTTCATCATCAGCATTCATTATTCATTGGTGGCTTGGTCAGTAACCGTTCTGGGCAGTTTCTTTTTATTGGTATCACTTGTTGCATTTCTAGTTTTCCACCGAGATTGATTATCTTTCAGCTTGCAGACCTTATACCAGGAGACAGTAGGAGTATTTAGCAAAGCTATGAGTCGCTGGCTTGCAACTTTGCTAGCAAGGCCTTTGCTAATATGTATGCTTGCCAGTTATGTCATCCTCATTTTCCTCTCCTGAATGAACAAGTAATATCATGTCATAATTTTCCTGACTATAAACTGCAGTGTAATTGACATGTTTCATCAATTGTTTAGCTAGTCTTACATTTCATTGTTTTTTAGATACGTCTGAACAATTGCTCGATAAATGACAGTATGGTGCATCAGATCAAATGGTTTATCCACTGGAGAGATTTCTCACTGAAAACGTTCCCAAAATTGCTTGGGTTTCAGCTTCAGTGAATGTCTTGGCCGTGTCAATTTTCAGCACTATGTTTGCTGTAAATGGTGCCAATGAGTCTGATGAACATGAGTGACCTTCATATACTAAAGTTCAATTCGATCTGTTCCCTCCTCACGTGCTGTATAATTGCGAAGCTGCTGTCTCGGGCTCCTTGACTTAAGACGGTGTCTTCTTACTGTTGTTGCTCCAAAACATTTTAGGTTGCTGTATGATCACATCGTTCAGTATGTGCCCTCCTCACTTAATTCAGGCACACGTGGTCTCTTCTTTGGCTGTCATGACTTTGGTAATCAAGAACTACAATTATGTCTTGGCTGCGTCAATTTTAAGCACTATGTTTGCTAATGTATCCCcactaacatttttttttcaaatgtttgGCTTGTAGTTCTGTTGGAAAAATTAGTTTTGAAATGAAAAAGTATCGAAAAGTATATATACTCCATAGTGTAAAAGATGCGCTCTACAGGGAATTTCTTGCTAGGAGTTCATACTGGATTACTATGGAGGGGATTTTTGTCCTGGCGATTGCTATCGCAACAGTGGTCAGTTTCTTCATGGGCGATACGCATACAAAATATGCAGGGGTGAACTCTAGCGTGAAACTTTATTTGCTGGATGCTTCGGTTGCTATACCATCTATGAATTTTTAGGTTTAATTATCTTCTACCAAAATCTGTTAAAACTTTTCTTTTTGTACTTCAGTTATAGCTTGTTACAATTATAGCTTATTCAGTTTGAGTACGGTACAGAAGAAAAGTTTGAGTACAGTACAGAAGGCAAGCGAATGCCGCACAAGAACAAGATTTTCACATGATGTACTTTAGAAGTGATAATCAGTTGATAGGGATCACCTGTGATAATCATCTTAGCCATGCTCGGTTGTGTGTGCTTGCGCGCTCTGCCAGTGCGCAGTGGCAACTTGTGTGACAGCCTAACACCAGAATAATCCTTACTCTTACAACGCAATTTTGAACATCTCTTTGTTATAACAAAAATATATCTGGAAGAACTTTGTCAGGCATGTATGGAGGTCTCTTCTCAGGCAGTCCTTCGCATCATTAAGCTCTAGCTTCTCATGTCATACTGAGTGTTCCATTCCCAATGCCTCCTACTCTCAAACTAATAATTGGTAATTATGGTGTTGAATCGCAATGACTGAAGAATGGAGGCAACGTACTTGTTCGGTGGTCGTATATGAATTGTTTTTTCCTTACATTTTTTTTCTGACGGTTCGTGTAATAGAAAAAATGCTCAAATGACTCCTAATGCATGTAGTGGATGCACTAGATCGCTAGTGGTATATGAATGGTTAGTTGTGAAAGGTGCAGTTGTTGAAACCATTTATCTTCTCAATTCATACACGCAACCACTCTAAACATGAGTGCCTTTACGCTGTGAACCTGTGATAGTTCGGTCTTCACATGCCACTTCTTAAGAATACAAGTTAACAAATAAAAGATAAGTCAACAACCAATACAACAAGGTTGACGAAAAATCATTTGTGTAAAAGACCGCACATGTATCAGAGAAGAGTTCTTGAGTTTAAGAGACAACAAATGTTAAAAAAACTTAACCCTCTTTCGCTCGTGATTTAGGTATTAGATAGCCACACACGAGGGGAAGTGTTCTTGGTGCTTAAACGGCCTTGATGCTACGGGTCAAATGTTGATATCACCCTTGGTGCTTAAATGTCATATGATAGCCTACACTGTCGCGCACATATTGATAGAGAGTCTCAGCAGAATTGTTGCCTTCATCGATCCTGAAGAAGTAGCCACCATTGGCAATAGGAAGGATCGATGGAGTCAACATGGTATCTTCTCAAGCCTACGCACTATGAAGTGCCAGCTTCTTGTATCATACTGAATATTCCATTCCTGACTTCTCCTAATCTCAAGCTATAACCTTACCAATTTTCTTGTTGTTTTGCTAATAATTGGTGGTGAAGGTGTTGAACCCCAATGACTCTAAAGAATGGGGACAACACACTTGATCTGTGGTCATACACAAATTGTTTTTTCCTTCCATTTTTTCTATGGATGGTTGGGAAATAGACATGACAACCGATGCATGTAGTGGATGAACTCAGTCTCTAGTGGTATATAAATGATTAGTTGTGTCAAGCTCACTCTCACACACAACTACCTCAAACATAAGTGCATTTATGCTATCAACTTGTGGTAGTTCGGTCCTCACACGTCACCTTCTTACAAACACAAGCTAAGAACTATAAAAGAGAAGATAATAACCAATACAACGAGGTTGGGTAAAAAATAAAAGCCATGTGTAAAAGAGCTAAGAGTTCTTGAGTTCAAGACCCCTAGCCGCGATTTAAAATAAAATAGTGTAATTCTCTTTCCGTCCTGATTTAGGTATGAGAAAGCCACTCACGAGGGGAGTATTCAAGTCCATTTTTCTCCATAAGTTTGAGCTTTAGGGTAAATAGATTGGCGCATGCAATTCTACATTGTCAATCCTAACTCTAGAGACATTTTATTGTAGATAGGTGGATGTAAATTTTTATTTGTCTGAAACAAATGTGATTACCTCAATTATTTGTTTATAACTGACAAGGAAACATTGGACACGATGATTGCAACTATTTCAGTCGGTTGCAACCGAAACATTTCACACAAATAATTAAATAAAGGAATTTCTAGTTATCATGGATGGAAATTCTCGAGTTGATGGAAACAACTTGCTGCTACGAATAAATCACAAGCAAATCCTAGTATCATTAGATACAAATTTCATTGTATGGAAACATCGTGTGAAAATAAACCACAAGATATTTGCTAGATTAATTAGTTACAAATTATTTTTAGATAATTAAATAGTTAAAATTTGCGATTTACATGATTTTCCTTTTAAAAATACATGTAAGTGTGTGCATGAGACGTCTTTTCCAGCAGATACTTGACTTCTCCCGGCACTTGACAGCGCTTCTGCTGTTGATCTTGACAGTAGGTCAAGTCTTTGTCCCTTGCTAATAAACGGGGCTGCTTACGTCTCTTACGCATAAAAAAAAACTTACATTTCTCTGCCATTGTCATCCCATATGAGCATCATTGTATCAACTGCATTCAATTTTCTTTCTACATCAACACAAGCAGCTTCATAAGGTGTCTTcacgaaaagaaaagaaacaataaGCAACGTGTGCTTGTCTCCTCAGTTTAAGATCCAAGGTGTTTTTTCCGGCTAGTAACAGCAAGACACAAAACACCCGTTTTATTCGAGAAAACTGAATGTCATGGCTGAAATTTGTATTCGGAAGGACACTCATCTTGGAATTTGATTTGATGGAAAATACTGGAGTGAAACATTATACTTCATCGGCGACATTAAGAGCGGTCTGGGTTAAAATGAACATATTGCCCTCCTAACTCAGATGCCACATAACAGAAGAGGAAAACATGTCCCGGTAGCAAAATAGCAGTTGACAAAATAGCACGGGATGATTTGTGATTTTTTTGTTGACTAATGGACAATTCTACAACCGTTTTACTGAACTAAAATTGAGTCATCTACAGTTTTAGGACACCGATGAATACTGATGAAAAAACACATATAAATTCAGAGAACGTTTCTGCATAACCAACAAAAAATAGAATAACAGGAGGATCACTCCCCGCTCCATTTTCATGAGGAAGCCCGTGATCAGAGGCACCAAGTACAGTGCTCCAATGCCAAAAGCAGTACTGAAAAAATTACAGAACATAATCATGATAATTAAACTCTCAGAGATAACATCTGGTAGGATCAAAACAGTCCGCAAACTGTAGCTCCTCTTCAGAAAAAGAGATAGTGGTCTTCTCGTGAACTTGATGTAGGTCTTCTCCTAGAGACAACATCTACAGTAGGATCTAAACAGTTGGCAAACTGGACTGCACACCGCCATGGTGGTATAGGTCTTCTCCTGAACTTGAGCAAGCGCTTGTGGGTTTGCAGGTAAGAAGGCCAGCGGTAGCTGTCCAATTTTGCTGTAGGGCTGCAGAGGAGCTGGGTAGATAGTAGTATGTTCAAGCAAGCACAATCGCCATGTGTAAAAAATAAAAGCCATGTGTAAAAGAGCTAAGAGTTCTTGAGTTCAAGACCCCTAGCCGCGATTTAAAATAAAATAGTGTAATTCTCTTTCCGTCCTGATTTAGGTATGAGAAAGCCACTCACGAGGGGAGTATTCAAGTCCATTTTTCTCCATAAGTTTGAGCTTTAGGGTAAATAGATTGGCGCATGCAATTCTACATTGTCAATCCTAACTCTAGAGACATTTTATTGTAGATAGGTGGATGCAAATTTTTATTTGTCTGAAACAAATGTGATTACCTCAATTATTTGTTTATAACTGACAAGGAAACATTGGACACGATGATTGCAACTATTTCAGTCGGTTGCAACCGAAACATTTCACACAAATAATTAAATAAAGGAATTTCTAGTTATCATGGATGGAAATTCTCGAGTTGATGGAAACAACTTGCTGCTACGAATAAATCACAAGCAAATCCTAGTATCATTAGATACAAATTTCATTGTATG
Above is a window of Triticum aestivum cultivar Chinese Spring chromosome 6B, IWGSC CS RefSeq v2.1, whole genome shotgun sequence DNA encoding:
- the LOC123135794 gene encoding histone H3.2, whose translation is MARTKQTARKSTGGKAPRKQLATKAARKSAPATGGVKKPHRFRPGTVALREIRKYQKSTELLIRKLPFQRLVREIAQDFKTDLRFQSSAVSALQEAAEAYLVGLFEDTNLCAIHAKRVTIMPKDIQLARRIRGERA